The Iamia sp. SCSIO 61187 genomic sequence GACACGCTCTCCCCGGTCCGTCCGCTCGCGGCGGGGGCCCTGGCCACCCTGGTGCCCGTCGACGGCTGACCGGTGCCCTCCCCCGCCACCGGTCAGCCGCCCGGGTCGACCGCCCGGCGCCACCCTGCCCGCCCCCACCGGGCCGGGCCACTGCACACCCGTGAACAGAAGTGAACCCCCTGGTCAGGGCCCATCTCTGGTCGCTCAGAGGTCGACGCCGCAGGGGTCGATGCCCTGGAGCGCCAGGGTCCGGCCGACGGAGGCGTCGATCGCCGCCTCGGTGAGGGTCCCGTCGGCCACGGCCGCCTCCAGCCGGTCGAGGAGGCCGGGCCGGTCGGCGTCCGACAGCAGGACGACGTCGACACCGGCGGCGAGCGCCCGCACCACGGCCTCGGCCGGCCCGAACCGGTCGGTGATGGAGTCCATGGCCGCCAGGTCGTCGGTCATCACGACCCCGTCGAAGCCCATCTCCACGCGCAGGAGGCGAACCGTCGCCGGGCTCAGGGAGGTGGGGGTCTCGGGCTCGGTGAGGCCGGGGACGTCGAGGTGGCCCAGCATCACGGCCGCCCGGGTCCCCAGGGTCGGGAGCAGGCGTCGGTAGGGCACCAGGTCACGGTCGCGCAGGGCGTCGAGCGGGGGCGTCGAGGCGGCACCCTCGTGGGTGTCACCGGACGCCGCGCCGTGGCCCGGGAAGTGCTTGAGGACCGGGGTGACGCCGGCGGCGAGGAGGCCCTCGGCGTAGGCCCCGGCGTAGGTGGCGACCACCTCCGGGTCCTCCGACCACGACCGGTCACCGATGACGGTCCGGTCGGGCTGGTCGGACACGTCGACCACCGGGGCCAGGTCCACGGTGACGCCCAGGCCGGCCATGACCCGGCCTCGGCGCTCGGCCAGGGCCCGGACCTCCGCGGGCGTCATGGTGGCGGCCATGTCCCGTGCCGAGGGGACCTCGCCGTCCAGGGCCTCGATGCGTTGCACCCGGCCGCCTTCCTCGTCGACGGCGACCAGCAGGCCGGTGGGTGACCCCGCCCGCAGCTCGGCGAGGGCACCGCTGGTGAGCAGCCCGGTGGCGTCGCCCCCCACGAACAGGCCCCCGACGTGGTCGTCCTGCACCGCGGCGGTGGCCTCGGCCGGGTCCGCCGGGTCCACGCCCACGACCACCAGCGTCGCCAGCCGGCGCCGGAGGGGCCATCGGTGGATGGCCTCGAGCGGGGCGCACCCCTCGGGGGCCGCCGTGGTGCCCGGTCCGTCGCCCGTGGTCGACGAGGGACCGCCGGTGGTCGACGGGTCGCCGGTGGCCGGGCCCGCTGTGGTCGGCGACGTGGGGGTGGGGGCCGACGTGCTGGCGGCCGTCGTCGGGTGGTCGTCACCCCCGCAGCCCGCGGCCAGCAGGGCGACGGCGGCCAGGGCGACCAGGGGGCGGCGCAGCGCGGTCAGGTCCAGAAGTCGTCGACCTCCTCGGTCGGGTACACCGTCTCGCACGGGATCCCGTCCCGATCCTCGTCCATGCGCTCCGGCCGGCCCTCGTCGAGCCAGTAGGCGACCGCGGCGCTGTAGTCGAGCTCCTCGGCGCGCAGGTCGCGGCACAGGAGCCCGGGCTCGATCCCGTCGTCCTCCAGGCGTGGCCCCCAGATCAGCTCCACGTCGCGTGCGGGGTACACGGTCTCGCACGGGATCCCGTCGAGGTCCTCGTCCATGGGCCCCGGTCGGCCCTGCTGGAGCCAGTAGGCCACGGCGTCCTCGTAGGCGAGGCCCC encodes the following:
- a CDS encoding glycoside hydrolase family 3 N-terminal domain-containing protein; its protein translation is MRDGVPDRGGRRLLDLTALRRPLVALAAVALLAAGCGGDDHPTTAASTSAPTPTSPTTAGPATGDPSTTGGPSSTTGDGPGTTAAPEGCAPLEAIHRWPLRRRLATLVVVGVDPADPAEATAAVQDDHVGGLFVGGDATGLLTSGALAELRAGSPTGLLVAVDEEGGRVQRIEALDGEVPSARDMAATMTPAEVRALAERRGRVMAGLGVTVDLAPVVDVSDQPDRTVIGDRSWSEDPEVVATYAGAYAEGLLAAGVTPVLKHFPGHGAASGDTHEGAASTPPLDALRDRDLVPYRRLLPTLGTRAAVMLGHLDVPGLTEPETPTSLSPATVRLLRVEMGFDGVVMTDDLAAMDSITDRFGPAEAVVRALAAGVDVVLLSDADRPGLLDRLEAAVADGTLTEAAIDASVGRTLALQGIDPCGVDL